Genomic segment of Candidatus Latescibacter sp.:
CTGTGTTGTACAATTACTCCAGGAATGATTTTTTCCTTGGTTTTTTTCAGTTTTCGTAAAAAACATTTGATTCTGAGAGAGGCTGTCATTATATAATTACATATTTCAACAGAATTTTACGGGTTAAACCATTTCGTGAGGAAGGAAATGAGAACCATGAAAAAAGCCGGTATTGCTCCGTTCATGATCATATTGTTGACATCGTCGCCGCTTTTTGCCGAGGTGGTGCTGGAGCCGTTTTCTTACACACAGGATTTTGAGAAGCGCTCCGAGTGTGCCTGGTCATCCTACCCGGAATGGCAGGATACCGCCTACGACCCGAATTTCAGGGCCAACACCATTGTTCCCGGCGATCCCAATATCTCCATAGTCCAGATAGTGACTCCCTACACCAATGTAGACAACTATGCCGGAACTCAGAAATCTTTGGACGCTTATCTGATCCCCGGATCCTCCATCACCCTGCGTTATTTCCTAAAAACTCAGCTTGCCGCCGAATATTTCAAAGTTCGCCTGGCATCCGGCCCGGACGGCAAACTCGACGTGACCATCCCAAATCCGCCCCGTAACCGCTGGGAATGGGTAACGGTTACCTATAGTGACTTTATCCGGGAAAACCCCCGTGTGGCCGGGAAAGGACAGATCAAGGTGAACGCTCTGGCGGTGCTGGCCAAGTTCCCCAAGGGGGATCCTACCATGCCCATTTACCTGGGACTGGACGATGTGACGTTCAAAGGGGCGCGGGCGCTCGCATTCCAGTTTGCAGAGCCGCAGATGTACAAGCTCTCCGAGTGGAAGCCATACATTCCTCAGAAGCATTACAAGAAAGGCGAGTCTTTCAACCTGGCGGGAAGATGGCCCCTTGCGGCGGACAAGGTCACCCTGAATGTAATCTCGTTTACCGACACAACCAAATCGTTCCTGGCCGCTCCGCTCAAGAACAGCGGGGATGAATGGTCTCTTCGGGATCTGAAACTCACCTGGCCGGAGGGTATGTACCTCGGAACCCTCACCGCCTGGCGGGGAACGGAGAAGCTTTCGGACACCCAGTTCACCCTGTACATCGCTCCGGCCGGCCTGGGAGGCAATCATCCCCGGCTCTGGTTCGACAGCGAGAAAAAAAAGTGGGTGGACAGCCGGCTGAAGAGCGAGAAGTTCAAAAAGGTCTATGACAATATTATTTCCTCGGCCAGTTCCTCACGGTCGAGCAACCCGGTGGACAGGGTGGTCTGGGATATCGACCAGTTCCCGGATGAAAACTGGCTGCCGACCCTTACCGCCTGGTCAGGAACACGGCTCGGCGCATGGGAAAGCGCCATTCATAACAATGCTCTGGCCTACGCAATAAGCGGCGACAAGGAGGCCGGTACTTACTGCAAGGAACTCCTGGTAAAGGTCAGCGAGTTCCCTTACCTCCTCCATCCCTGGATGATCAAACGCGGCCACGGCATCTACTATCCGGTCGGGGAATTCGGCATGGAGATGGCTCTCGGCTACGACCTTACCTACGACCTGATGACCGAAAACGAGCGGAAGGTCGTCTGTGACGGCATGATGAAGAACATCGTCCTCGGCTGCCATAACGGGTATGTGGTGGACAACCTGGTGACTTCCACCTCATCCAACTGGGTGGCGCACATCACCGGCGGCTCGCTCATGTGCCAGGCCGCCATGTACGGCGACAGCCCGGATATGGCCCCGCTGGAACCCTACTTCACCGGCGCGGTGTTCAAAGACCACATCCTGATCCAGAACGCGCTCGACCGTGACGGCGAATACGGCGAGGGGTATGGCTATTTCGATTTCTCCATGCTTTCCTGGTCGAAGAGCCTCCCTGCGCTGGAGAATGTGTTCAAAGTGGATATTTCCGGCAAGCTCAACGGCGGATATAAGGGACTGGCCTGGGCGGGCATACTCAAGAACAAGGAGTATTTCTATTTCGGTGATTCAGGCGGCGGCCTCCGCCCGATGACCAATTTCGCCTGGCTCCTCCCCAAATACAAGGACCCCCTTCTCGGATACCTTTACAACTATCTAAAGGGCGGCGAAACGTTCATGGATGTCCTCTATGAAACCGCCGATGTGCCGAAAAAGGATCCGTTTGCCGAAAATCCGGTGAAGGTGTTCAAGGATGTGGGCACCACGGTGTTCAAGAGCGGCTGGGAGAAGGATGATTTCGCTTTCGTGATGCGCACCGGACCGTTCGTCAATCACCAGCACCTGGATCAGGGGTCTTTCTGGCTTGCGGACCGGGGAGTCGATTTCATCACCGAACGTCACGGCTCCACCTACTATAACGACCCCATATATCAGTCCTGGTACACACAGCCGGTGGCTCATTCCACCATCCTCATCGACAACAATCACCAGAGCCAGCGGGTGGGCGACCTCCTCCTGCATGTGGACGGGTTCAACGATTACGCCTATGTCTGGCAGTTCCTGGACGGCAGGAGCGCCGCATTC
This window contains:
- a CDS encoding heparinase II/III family protein, with the translated sequence MKKAGIAPFMIILLTSSPLFAEVVLEPFSYTQDFEKRSECAWSSYPEWQDTAYDPNFRANTIVPGDPNISIVQIVTPYTNVDNYAGTQKSLDAYLIPGSSITLRYFLKTQLAAEYFKVRLASGPDGKLDVTIPNPPRNRWEWVTVTYSDFIRENPRVAGKGQIKVNALAVLAKFPKGDPTMPIYLGLDDVTFKGARALAFQFAEPQMYKLSEWKPYIPQKHYKKGESFNLAGRWPLAADKVTLNVISFTDTTKSFLAAPLKNSGDEWSLRDLKLTWPEGMYLGTLTAWRGTEKLSDTQFTLYIAPAGLGGNHPRLWFDSEKKKWVDSRLKSEKFKKVYDNIISSASSSRSSNPVDRVVWDIDQFPDENWLPTLTAWSGTRLGAWESAIHNNALAYAISGDKEAGTYCKELLVKVSEFPYLLHPWMIKRGHGIYYPVGEFGMEMALGYDLTYDLMTENERKVVCDGMMKNIVLGCHNGYVVDNLVTSTSSNWVAHITGGSLMCQAAMYGDSPDMAPLEPYFTGAVFKDHILIQNALDRDGEYGEGYGYFDFSMLSWSKSLPALENVFKVDISGKLNGGYKGLAWAGILKNKEYFYFGDSGGGLRPMTNFAWLLPKYKDPLLGYLYNYLKGGETFMDVLYETADVPKKDPFAENPVKVFKDVGTTVFKSGWEKDDFAFVMRTGPFVNHQHLDQGSFWLADRGVDFITERHGSTYYNDPIYQSWYTQPVAHSTILIDNNHQSQRVGDLLLHVDGFNDYAYVWQFLDGRSAAFTSGNIGRLYWDKVKSLKRNVLYLKPRTLLMLDTVIPCEKDVDVTLLYQTERLGDITAGAKASRITKDGVTMHVRHLSPAFIDAKAVETPHYLSTLRDRNPLVKEGMLTVQARTDGVPQVMANLITTTKGGDPNVSTEEGNGFVSGTADGVPFIYSTRPGAVYTAREFITDAPALTWDSARTFAAITQTLSKNGVLVMEADNPVTFESSAEGFKYNTCRDCTLTLGAPAKPATVTLNGKAISFTWNAEKSAVVLGITKGDGMVVAK